The following is a genomic window from Rhododendron vialii isolate Sample 1 chromosome 9a, ASM3025357v1.
TTGCTAGCTATCAGCCACCAAGCACTGTCCATACCACAAGAAAAACactcttttgtgttgtattTCTAACATCACATCACATTCACTTCAATGTGAGTCATATTATTTCAAATATCATGTGTCATTAAGCCTAAAAATTCATCGCTATATGAAACTTAATTGACTTACAAATAGTAGACATAAAGCCAATGCTCTCTAAATCAAGGTCACAAAATTGGACTTCACTACTGGGAAGTACAACATTTTGGAGCCGGTGTTTGGACATAGGGAGAGAATcatacagtaacgaaggacaaAGGCGTAACTTCACATCTTTCGTTAATTGTCGTTTTTCTGGCAAATCCCGAGAAGGGGTGCAGTTTAATTTTCAATAGCTCATGGGGCAATCGAGATTAAACCCAAACCTCATGGGAAGTTGGTGTAATTCCCCCAGTATAATAAGAAGGTGTTGGGCTGAGACTAGGGTTTCATACGTTATCCATTTGCAACCCCGTTCGCGCTTTTCTCCTTGGCCTCCAcgaccttctctctctctctctctcccactccaGAGCTTGTCAAAAGGTACTTCAGCTtaaacccttctctctctctctagtcgaCACTTACATGGGCAACTGTAGCTATAGGGAAGTAAATAGAGATCAGATCTGATTTTGCATTTCTGGGTTTCTATCGCTTTAATGTATAGATTGAGGAGAAATTTGGGTTATTGTTATTACCCCTCAACGATCCTCTAATAGTTATTTATCTGGAAATAGCAGGGTTTATCTTTGTGGTTTTTTGTCTGCGTTTTTTGCTCCTTAAAATGGATTCTGTGGGTAATTACTGTGTTTAAGTTACTTGGGTTGCTAAAAGCCTGATTTTGAGTAGAACTTGACATATCTGaacatctattctaatatataaagggagaacaCCAGTTCCTGTAAACAATTCATTGAAGCTGTGTCACAAAAATGATTATTGATAGTATCGTAATTGGAAACAAAATTTTGCCACTACATTTTACTGCAGTATGAATTAACTGTTATGGGAAAGTAgtaaaatcactcaaactcagCTACCCGTTTCTGCCCTTCCTCACACCATATATTCACATATGCCCAACCAGAACCTCttcgaatagtttttttgaatGCTTGTAGGTGTGCTTGGTAAAATAACTCCTGcgtttcttttggtttttgtacCTAGTGTTGCGGGTTCTGCACGGTTTTCACTAATGTGTGCTACACTTAGCTTTTCTCTTCGTGCTCTTGACTGGGTGTTCTGTTGGGTTGATCACATAGTTTTCTCCTTTGAGGGATTTCATTGTATAAGCCTGTGTTATGCCGCTTGTgactttttctttcctttcgtAAAAAGCTTAAGCTACCCAAAAGAAAGAGATCTTTTAATAATCCCGGGTCATTAGCCAACAACTGCGGCAACAAGTTAATATTTGGAAAAATTTGCCTTTAGCTTTTTACATTTGTTCCACCCATTCAGTATCTTATGTGAGTTATACTATGGACATCAGTATACATTTCTTATTATATCCTTAATGTTCTTATTGTTACAGATGAATGTAGAGAAGCTTATGAAGATGGCCGGTGCGGTCCGCACCGGTGGGAAGGGTAGCATGAGAAGGTTCAGTTGTCTATGGAACTTTATCTGTGTGCTTTCATGTTTTTTAAACTATTCAATCCAAATCAGATTCAACTTGTAGCCACTCATAGCCCTTTTAAAAGGCTAAAACATGGAAGAAAAAAGTGTGACAGGCCGGAAGGGAACTCTGAATATAAATTTCTACGAATTAAGGGTAAAAGCTAGAAGGTTCTATGTTCTGCTATTTGGAAAAGATTAGCCATAAGTAACTTTGCTATTGTGCGTGCTATGCCCTGCTGGATAATTGCATTAAAAGAAATATGTCTCTTTATAAATTTTCAAAGATCTATTCTTCATTATttcgttccttttgtttctAACCACCATCAAAACATAGGCTTCtcttatttcctttctttttctgttgGTATCTGCTTTTCTTATGTCTGATATTTAGCCCAATAGAACATTCACTGGACTGTTGAGTTTGGATGGCTTTTGTGACATCTGCTCATTGATATTGATCACATGCTAGAATCTGATGCCATAATGGGTTGGAGTTATGTTAGTATGGGCCACTCATCCTTTTTTGTGGTGTTGACTTAAGCGCTTAGTTATTTGTCAGTGATTTGTGGCGAAGAATTTTAGCTTTCGTTTGGCTGCCTAGCCTGATTTTTTGTGCTTGGCATGAGGCTGTTTGATATGTCTACTGTATTGCATAGTGTAACTTGTATGTTAAGCGTTTCATGTTGGGGCAttgagcttcttcttcttcttcaacttGTATAACTATAATAGACTTGTCCTCAACTTCAGGAAGAAGAAGGCCGTCCACAAGACAACCACTACAGATGACAAAAGGCTCCAAAGTACACTGAAGAGAATAGGAGTGAATGCCATACCAGCAATTGAAGAAGTCAATATATTCAAGGATGACGTAGTTATTCAATTCACAAACCCCAAAGGTGATTCAACCACAATTGTCATTCCTGGTTTTTGTTCATttgattcttattttcttgGTAACTGATGGGCATTTTTTGTCTTGTATGTTTCAGTTCAAGCTTCTATTGCTGCTAACACTTGGGTTGTTAGTGGGTCTCCTCAAACAAAGAGTATTTTTTCTTTGCTTGCTATTCTACGGCTCTTAATGATATTCTTTATATGTTATTATTGTCCTGGAAACCTTTTATTCCTTGATAGTTTTAAAATCCAGTGGTGACTGGATATTTACCttgacctttttctttttccttccccAGAGTTGCAAGATATTCTTCCTGGAATTATTAACCAATTGGGTATGTGCTGTTCTCCCTCTTAGTGTCTTTTATTCCATGGAATGGGATTTCTATTTTGTTGTTACCTATGGAGCTTTTGGTTGGATACGATTCGACAACACTGGAATGATTTGTGTTGCTTAATATGCATGTTGTGtatttgccttttttttttttccagggcCAGATAACTTGGACAACTTGAGAAAGCTGGCAGAGCAGTTTCAGAAGCAGGTGCCTGGTGGTGGTGCAACTACGATACAAGAAGAGGATGATGATGAGGTCCCTGAACTTGTTCCTGGTGAGACCTTTGAAGCTGCTGCAGAAGAGGGCCATACCCATACTTCTTAGAGAGCTAGATATGTGTTTTGtgcaatttctttttattttgccGTGTTCTGGAtctgttgtttctttttctttctttttcttttttttttttggtttgaaggcTAAAGTGATCCATTCGATGTTTATTGTGACATACTAAGTTGGATCGTTTGATTGGTTAAAAACTCTGCCTTCTGAAAAAATCAACTGTTTTTTGGCTATCGATTCCTCTACTGTTTTTCAGATCATGAGTCTCGTGGAACATTATTAATCGGCACAATTATCATTATGAAACGTGATATTCTCAACTAGCTAGAATTAGGGGCAGATTTTGTGGGAGATCATTTCTTGCTTGCCGGGCCAAGGGGTTTCAAAGAACCTTTCCTGTCGTCCTCCATTTATGGTGGttatttgaaagcatgcatatgtcaattAGTTGCATTTTCAGCGTTTCATATTGCTATTAAAATGTTCGAAGTGGTGTGAAGGTCTATGTAAAGACTAACCACTAACCAGCTGGCTTGACCTATGAGATTGATGCGAGGAAAAAGTTGTGTTAAGTATTGTGGAATAGTGGATACCGTGCTCTCACTATCCAAAATGGTTGAAGCAGCATACTTGGCATTTATTTCGAGGGCTGCTGGATGATTTGGACCAAGATCATTCACTTACTAATGAAATGAACGTtctgaaaagagagagagagagaggaaacagtTCTGTCTGTCTCTCTAACTGTCTTTCGGTTCATGGCTTGATTCTCATCTTCAAACCTTGCCTTTGAATTGAAACAGAAGGGCTGGTCATATTGATGTGCTTTCTTCTTTGCTAATGTACAGGCTTTACTCTTTCATACATCTTCCAGTTCGTCATCATCCTCGGGTCCGGTCGAAAGAATTTAGCCTTGCTTGGTTCTGCTAGCGTTCGAAGCTTTTTGTCTGTATATAGATAGTTAGATACTCGAACTGATCTCTTTCCCATTTCATTCCTCAGTTGTGTCAAATTCCATCACCTGAGAAATCCAAGAAACCGTAATTGAGATGCATTTTTCTGCAGAAAGTGAATGGAAAATTGTTGGAAAAGACATCACATCCATGATGTCAAACATATCCAATCAACAATATATACAAAAGTGTCTAAACCTAAGCGGGTGTACATAAATACAAAGAATGTGCAAAAATAAGCTTTCCAAAACACCCTCCTCAAGACTACCCTTTTCGTGGGGGCGGCTCCGGAAAACACCTCAGAGGGTTCAAGCATCTTATAATCTTGTCGTGTAGAGTTTTAGAGGGCTATTTATGTCCCAAATGTATTGTGGATGGCCCCAACGTTTATCCCGTCAATTTGGCTAACAGACAACCAACCGGAGGTCCACATTGCTGGATTTGAATAGTTTGGGGGAAACATTGTCACGATTGATAGTTTGAGGAGGTAAGATGAAACACAGTGATAGCTTAAGGGGTAATATGTCATTTTCTCCTATCTATATCCAATTTGTACGCAGCCTAGGGTTTTCGGTGcaaccagcagcagcagcaggcAGCAGCCCTAATCGTTAATCGGACggcgataaaaaaaagaagaagtcctTAATCGAACAggtacccttctctctctctctctctggtagaTGATcgtatgtttgtttgattttatcTTCGTTTTCTGCCCCTTTGTATGGATACTTGGAAATGAACTAGGCACGCTTGGGTTTGCTTGAACTCACCGTATTTTCTCTAGatttttcccccccttttttgggTGATTACCCATTTGTTGTGTTTTATTTATGGTCTTTATTATAGAGTGGATTATACTTTTTCTCTATAGAGTTCTTGTTGGGgcagatgaaaaaaaaatgccttaagtttttaaaatttgttcCACCCATTCGTTATCTTATGCGAGCTCTACTATGGACATCAGTGTACATTTTTTCAATTATATCCAATGTTGAAAATTGCAGATGAATGTTGAGAAGCTTAAGAAGATGGCCGGTGCGGTCCGCACCGGCGGGAAGGGTAGCATGAGAAGGTTTGTTTGTCTATGTACTTCATGCTTTCTAAATTTATATCTACTAGTTCAGGGAAATGATATTTGCACTCGATATTTAGCCCAAAGTATGGCCCTTGTAAGAGGCTAGAACCCAGAGTGCGGGAGGCTGGAAATGGAGTGTGGAAATCATTTTGCCTACTCGATGGTTATTCAATCAGATGATGTTAATTGCTGGAAATAATATCAACGTTTTGCATATTTATCGACGGTGAAATTGTTGTGAGAAGTATTGTGGTATTCCTATGGCTGATATGTGGTGGCATACTTTTGTGTCTTCAACCACAGGAAGAAGAAGGCTGTCCACAAGACAACCACGACAGATGACAAAAGGCTCCAGAGCACGTTGAAGAGAATAGGGGTGAATGCCATACCCGCAATTGAAGAGGTCAATATATTTAAGGATGACGTAGTTATCCAGTTCACTAATCCCAAAGGTAATTCAATCTCGATTGTAAGTTCCTGTGCTTTGTAGATTTGTCTCTCACTTTCGTAGGTAACTAATTGCTTTTCTTGTATATTTCAGTCCAAGCTTCTATTGCTGCCAACACTTGGGTTGTTAGTGGATCTCCTCAAACAAAGAGTATGTTTTCTTTGCTTTCTACCCGTCACATTTATTATTGTTCTCTAAATGTTTATTGGTCCTAGAAAATCCTGTTATCCCTTGATAGTTTTAGACCCGACCAGCAACCAGATACTTACTTTGAccttttttcccctcttccACAGAGTTGCAAGATATTCTTCCTGGAATTATTAACCAATTGGGTATGCGCTGTTCTCTCTTTCAGTATCTTTATTTTAAGGAATTCTTTTTACTCATGGTGCTTTTGGCTTAATAAGATTTTGACAACACCGGAGTGATTTGTGTTGCTTAATATGCTTgctctgtattttcttttttccaggGCCAGATAACTTGGACAACTTGAGGAAGCTGGCAGAGCAGTTCCAGAAGCAGGTTCCTGGTGCTGCAACCACtatacaagaagaagaagatgatgaggtCCCTGAACTTGTTGCTGGTGAGACCTTTGAAGCAGCTGCTGAAGAGGGCCACACCCATGAGGGCCACACCCATGAGGGCCATACCCATGAGGGCCACACCCATGAGGGCCACACCCATGAGGGCCACACCCATACTTAGGGAGTTCTATataattttgttcaatttcttACTAGTATTCAGTGTTTTTCGGAtctgttcttttttgttttaaggTAAAAGCGATCCCTTTGATGTTTGATGTGGCATACTAGGAAGTTCAATCTTTTGAGTGGTAAAAACTATTGCCTTTTCAAGTTCAACTGCTCTTGGTTATCAATTCCGAGGATCATGTTGGTCTTTCGAACGAAAATGGATCAGCCCTATGTATCAGAATGAATCATAATGATCAGTTATCAATTTCCCAAGTTCAGATTTGCTTTCTCTTCTGTTTCGCTTACTTGTAATCTATGCCCAATATATAAATTTCTCGACATGGGTTTTGGAGTTCCCTTGGAACTTGTTAGTATCAACAGATATATGCGAGATCATTTCTCACCGCTGCTTGAAGGTCCAAGGAGATGTCAGATGTGGGATCCTTTTCTGAGGT
Proteins encoded in this region:
- the LOC131301108 gene encoding basic transcription factor 3-like; the encoded protein is MNVEKLMKMAGAVRTGGKGSMRRKKKAVHKTTTTDDKRLQSTLKRIGVNAIPAIEEVNIFKDDVVIQFTNPKVQASIAANTWVVSGSPQTKKLQDILPGIINQLGPDNLDNLRKLAEQFQKQVPGGGATTIQEEDDDEVPELVPGETFEAAAEEGHTHTS
- the LOC131301107 gene encoding basic transcription factor 3-like, giving the protein MNVEKLKKMAGAVRTGGKGSMRRKKKAVHKTTTTDDKRLQSTLKRIGVNAIPAIEEVNIFKDDVVIQFTNPKVQASIAANTWVVSGSPQTKKLQDILPGIINQLGPDNLDNLRKLAEQFQKQVPGAATTIQEEEDDEVPELVAGETFEAAAEEGHTHEGHTHEGHTHEGHTHEGHTHEGHTHT